In one window of Candidatus Scalindua sp. DNA:
- a CDS encoding glycosyltransferase yields the protein MENELRKGEELFTEGRIDDAEDQFLSIVKRDNNSKEAYNNLGVIAFQKNDIKRAIEYFTRSLEIDYSYKDAVINYTDLLGSLNQSQIAIPLLEKIVEDNPRDNEMRRLLEEISPQKHPQAKMVVLCLPGLESFLDELVNFLGKQYEVKSCYSHDQHEIESAVQWADIVWLEWANELSINLTNHAALLERKHVICRLHSYEAFVPFAQQIRWEKVNDLLFVAEHIKHIVLQQVPDLPEKVKNIHIVPNGIDLNKFPLKERPRGKNLAFLGHINFKKGPMLLLHAFRELAQTDGEYRLCIAGEFQEIRYRLYFNQMIEEMGLEEKVRFDGWVEDVNTWFEDKDYIVCTSVLEGHPVGVMEAMACGLKPLIHNYVGARGSYPDQYIWNTIPEFIEMVTDGNYDSLEYRKFIETNYSLEMQLEKVDRIISDGCKEKRGKPQSVRNRIIETD from the coding sequence ATGGAAAATGAATTAAGGAAAGGGGAAGAACTCTTTACGGAGGGCAGAATTGATGATGCTGAAGACCAATTCCTTTCAATTGTGAAAAGAGATAACAACAGTAAGGAGGCGTATAATAACCTCGGGGTTATCGCTTTTCAGAAGAACGATATCAAGAGAGCGATAGAGTATTTTACCCGCTCTTTGGAGATAGATTATTCATACAAAGATGCGGTAATTAATTATACCGATTTACTTGGATCTCTCAATCAATCTCAGATAGCCATACCACTTTTGGAGAAAATTGTAGAGGATAACCCTCGTGACAATGAAATGAGAAGGCTTTTGGAGGAAATCAGCCCTCAAAAACACCCACAGGCAAAAATGGTTGTCTTATGCCTTCCCGGACTGGAATCATTCCTGGATGAGCTCGTCAATTTTCTTGGAAAACAATATGAGGTGAAGAGCTGTTACAGCCACGATCAACACGAGATTGAATCTGCCGTTCAATGGGCAGACATAGTCTGGCTGGAATGGGCAAATGAACTCTCCATCAATCTAACCAATCATGCAGCGTTGTTAGAAAGGAAACACGTAATCTGCCGTTTACATAGTTATGAGGCATTTGTTCCTTTCGCTCAACAGATCAGGTGGGAGAAGGTAAATGATTTACTATTTGTTGCAGAACACATTAAGCATATTGTTCTTCAGCAGGTTCCAGATCTTCCTGAGAAGGTGAAGAATATTCATATTGTTCCCAACGGAATCGATTTGAATAAATTTCCCCTTAAAGAGAGACCGAGGGGGAAAAATCTTGCATTCCTGGGCCATATTAATTTCAAGAAGGGTCCCATGCTTCTTTTACACGCATTCAGAGAATTGGCTCAAACTGACGGTGAATATCGTTTATGTATTGCGGGAGAATTCCAGGAAATAAGGTACCGGCTTTACTTTAACCAGATGATAGAAGAGATGGGGCTGGAAGAGAAAGTCCGGTTCGACGGATGGGTAGAGGATGTAAATACCTGGTTTGAAGATAAAGACTATATTGTTTGTACCAGCGTACTCGAGGGACATCCGGTTGGCGTGATGGAGGCGATGGCATGCGGTCTCAAACCGCTCATCCACAATTATGTGGGTGCTCGGGGAAGCTACCCTGATCAATATATCTGGAACACAATTCCTGAATTTATCGAAATGGTTACCGATGGGAATTATGATTCTCTGGAATATAGAAAATTTATTGAAACAAATTACAGCCTTGAGATGCAGTTGGAGAAAGTAGACAGAATCATTTCAGATGGATGCAAAGAAAAGCGGGGAAAACCTCAATCTGTCAGGAATCGAATCATCGAAACAGATTGA